A portion of the Salvelinus fontinalis isolate EN_2023a chromosome 32, ASM2944872v1, whole genome shotgun sequence genome contains these proteins:
- the LOC129830737 gene encoding F-box/LRR-repeat protein 2-like isoform X2 produces the protein MKAARERVDIAYICYDRLIVHPPSQKPGRDEREPSLWVFSNSDEAPINKKLPKELLLRIFSNLDVITLCRCAQVSKAWNVLALDGSNWQKIDLFNFQTDIEGRVVENISKRCGGFLRQLSLRGCLSVGDASMKTFSQNCRNIEVLNLNGCTKITDSTCLSLSKFCCKLKQLDLTSCVSVTNHSLKALSDGCSMLETLNLSWCDQITRDGIEALTRGCNNLQALFLRGCTQLEDGALKPLQKHCPELTTINMQTCSITDDGLVSLCRGCHKLQMLCISGCSNITDASLTALGLNCPRLKILEAARCSHVTDAGFTVLARHCHEMEKMDLEECVLVTDNTLVQLAIHCPRLQALSLSHCELITDDGIRALSSSVCGQERLTVVELDNCPLITDGTLEHLKNCHRLERIELYDCQQVTRAGIKRIRAHLPEIKVHAYFAPVTPPPSVHGGGHRLCRCCVIL, from the exons atgaaagctgccagagagcGTGTGGACATTGCTTATATctgctatgacaggctcattgtccaccctccctcccagaagcctggaagggatgagagagagccAAGCCTGTGG GTGTTTTCCAACAGTGATGAAGCTCCCATTAACAAGAAGCTTCCCAAGGAGCTGCTGCTCAG aaTCTTCTCCAACCTGGACGTGATCACATTGTGCAGGTGTGCCCAGGTGTCCAAG GCGTGGAATGTCCTGGCCTTGGATGGTAGTAACTGGCAGAAGATTGACCTGTTCAACTTCCAGACAGACatagag ggtagAGTAGTGGAGAACATTTCTAAGCGATGTGGAGGCTTCCTGAGGCAGCTGAGTTTGAGGGGATGTCTCAGTGTGGGAGACGCATCCATGAA GACGTTTTCCCAGAACTGCCGTAACATCGAGGTGTTGAATCTGAATGGCTGCACTAAGATCACAGACAgcacctgtctcagcctctccaaGTTCTGCTGCAAACTCAAACAGCTGGACCTCACTTCCTGCGTGTCTGTTACCAACCACTCCCTCAAAGCTCTCAG TGATGGCTGTAGTATGTTGGAGACATTAAACCTGTCGTGGTGTGACCAAATCACCAGAGATGGCATCGAGGCTCTGACCAGGGGCTGTAACAACCTACAAGCCCTGTTCCTACGTGGctgcacacag TTGGAGGATGGAGCACTGAAACCCCTCCAGAAACACTGTCCTGAACTAACCACTATCAACATGCAGACCTGCTCA ATAACTGATGATGGCTTGGTCAGTCTGTGTCGGGGGTGCCACAAACTGCAGATGCTGTGTATCTCTGGCTGCAGTAACATTACAGACGCCTCTCTCACCGCTCTGGGGCTCAACTGCCCCCGACTCAA GATCTTGGAAGCAGCACGATGTTCACATGTTACAGACGCTGGATTTACTGTACTGGCCAGG CATTGTCATGAGATGGAAAAAATGGATTTAGAAGAATGTGTTTTG GTGACTGACAACACTCTAGTCCAGCTCGCTATTCACTGCCCTCGCCTGCAAGCACTG TCTCTCTCCCACTGTGAGCTGATAACTGACGACGGTATCAGGGCGCTGAGCAGCAGCGTGTGTGGACAGGAGCGCCTCACGGTGGTGGAGTTGGATAACTGCCCTCTGATCACAGACGGGACTCTGGAGCACCTGAAGAACTGTCACCGTCTGGAGAGGATAGAACTCTACGACTGCCAGCAGGTCACCAGGGCCGGCATCAAACGCATACGG GCCCATCTCCCAGAGATAAAGGTCCACGCCTACTTTGCCCCGGTGACGCCCCCTCCCTCGGTGCACGGCGGGGGCCATAGGCTGTGTCGCTGCTGCGTCATCCTCTGA
- the LOC129830737 gene encoding F-box/LRR-repeat protein 2-like isoform X1 yields MKAARERVDIAYICYDRLIVHPPSQKPGRDEREPSLWVFSNSDEAPINKKLPKELLLRIFSNLDVITLCRCAQVSKAWNVLALDGSNWQKIDLFNFQTDIEGRVVENISKRCGGFLRQLSLRGCLSVGDASMKTFSQNCRNIEVLNLNGCTKITDSTCLSLSKFCCKLKQLDLTSCVSVTNHSLKALSDGCSMLETLNLSWCDQITRDGIEALTRGCNNLQALFLRGCTQLEDGALKPLQKHCPELTTINMQTCSQITDDGLVSLCRGCHKLQMLCISGCSNITDASLTALGLNCPRLKILEAARCSHVTDAGFTVLARHCHEMEKMDLEECVLVTDNTLVQLAIHCPRLQALSLSHCELITDDGIRALSSSVCGQERLTVVELDNCPLITDGTLEHLKNCHRLERIELYDCQQVTRAGIKRIRAHLPEIKVHAYFAPVTPPPSVHGGGHRLCRCCVIL; encoded by the exons atgaaagctgccagagagcGTGTGGACATTGCTTATATctgctatgacaggctcattgtccaccctccctcccagaagcctggaagggatgagagagagccAAGCCTGTGG GTGTTTTCCAACAGTGATGAAGCTCCCATTAACAAGAAGCTTCCCAAGGAGCTGCTGCTCAG aaTCTTCTCCAACCTGGACGTGATCACATTGTGCAGGTGTGCCCAGGTGTCCAAG GCGTGGAATGTCCTGGCCTTGGATGGTAGTAACTGGCAGAAGATTGACCTGTTCAACTTCCAGACAGACatagag ggtagAGTAGTGGAGAACATTTCTAAGCGATGTGGAGGCTTCCTGAGGCAGCTGAGTTTGAGGGGATGTCTCAGTGTGGGAGACGCATCCATGAA GACGTTTTCCCAGAACTGCCGTAACATCGAGGTGTTGAATCTGAATGGCTGCACTAAGATCACAGACAgcacctgtctcagcctctccaaGTTCTGCTGCAAACTCAAACAGCTGGACCTCACTTCCTGCGTGTCTGTTACCAACCACTCCCTCAAAGCTCTCAG TGATGGCTGTAGTATGTTGGAGACATTAAACCTGTCGTGGTGTGACCAAATCACCAGAGATGGCATCGAGGCTCTGACCAGGGGCTGTAACAACCTACAAGCCCTGTTCCTACGTGGctgcacacag TTGGAGGATGGAGCACTGAAACCCCTCCAGAAACACTGTCCTGAACTAACCACTATCAACATGCAGACCTGCTCA CAGATAACTGATGATGGCTTGGTCAGTCTGTGTCGGGGGTGCCACAAACTGCAGATGCTGTGTATCTCTGGCTGCAGTAACATTACAGACGCCTCTCTCACCGCTCTGGGGCTCAACTGCCCCCGACTCAA GATCTTGGAAGCAGCACGATGTTCACATGTTACAGACGCTGGATTTACTGTACTGGCCAGG CATTGTCATGAGATGGAAAAAATGGATTTAGAAGAATGTGTTTTG GTGACTGACAACACTCTAGTCCAGCTCGCTATTCACTGCCCTCGCCTGCAAGCACTG TCTCTCTCCCACTGTGAGCTGATAACTGACGACGGTATCAGGGCGCTGAGCAGCAGCGTGTGTGGACAGGAGCGCCTCACGGTGGTGGAGTTGGATAACTGCCCTCTGATCACAGACGGGACTCTGGAGCACCTGAAGAACTGTCACCGTCTGGAGAGGATAGAACTCTACGACTGCCAGCAGGTCACCAGGGCCGGCATCAAACGCATACGG GCCCATCTCCCAGAGATAAAGGTCCACGCCTACTTTGCCCCGGTGACGCCCCCTCCCTCGGTGCACGGCGGGGGCCATAGGCTGTGTCGCTGCTGCGTCATCCTCTGA